caatgaaagataaactaattttagcattttaaaatatttaaactcaTTTCTTTAGAGCTCATAAATACTCTCTTAGTCAACATTTGGTTTGTAAAGCACATGCAGAAATTTGCTATTAGAATTTTACTCACTTAACCAAAAACCTTAGcataaaaagtgaattttggATTGCCAAATAATTTGGCTCCCAACTAATGACCACTaggatattttataaaaatggttTCACAAATTGAGAATATGACATGCCTAATTATTATAAGGGAgaatatgattctcttaacgaCCAATTCTTTATAAGCTTTTGAGTTTTTTACAAAACTAATTTTACCTGGAAAGAGATTTGCTAAAATTAAGGTTATCTCTTCATTTCTTATGCCAAAAATTGATACACACATTTGAAACACATCAAACTAAACCAATCTATCTCAAATAATCAAAATGTAacctataaaaaataatcaacataATACACTaagtcaaatatataaaattgagtttATCTCTTCATTTCTTATGCCAAAATTGATACACACATTTTAAAAACATCAAACTAAACCAATCTATCTCAAATAATCAAAATGTAACATGTAAAAGATAATCAACACAGTAAGTCAAGTATATAAAATTCAATCAATCTACCAAACTTtcataaacaatatttattaactatATCACTTTTTTaccataaattataataaagaaattttgaaagatactatatataaaaagaaaacttaaaaaaaaaaaagggagagcTAGGACTTACAAGattacattgtttttttttttcctaaaaggTTAAAGTGAATAATTAACCCAATTATATGCCTTACACAAGTCTTACATTATCCCTaacattaaaaacaaatatgcaTATCCTACTTATGTCACTTACCCGAATTTGAGTATTGTTGGAAAGCTTCAATTTCATGTGTTGAAAACCACTTTGAATCTCGTGTACATTACTAACATTACTAAGAAAATCTCTTCAagttcaaatattaattttcaagtttcacagatttattttatatattttcattgattttgaaattaaaattcatacaCTTCGCTCACGATTGACACAAACACAAAAGACAAATCtcaatatttattagtttaatgaTATGTTAAATAGAaccaataataaatttagtttaacgaatagatagaaaaaaaaagtcataatcagagtaaatatctttttaaaaaaaaaatcttcaatatttattagtttaatgaTATATGTTTGATAGAAACACCAATGAAATTAGTTTAatgaataatgataaaaaagagtcataatcaaagtaaatatctttttaaagcCAAAAgctaaatttaagtattttcttAGTTTAAAAATGGAGCATGCAAgtgtttaaaattgaattaaaaccCATTAACTTTAGTCAAacagatttttgttttttgaaaatttttgaaagCTAAAGAAACTTTCTAATCCTCTAAATATGTTCTTGATAGTATTGCAAAGAAAAGCAgacaaaataattaagaaaatgatgTTAATACAAGTAATAGTTTCTATTAATTGATAAATAGAACAATACATAAAACTAGATTgggtaaatattattttgaaacaaaagggaaaaaagaaaaaaagatagtGTAGAATTAATGATTTGTGATGGATGGAATAGTAGAAAGTGAACCGTGAAAAAGGAGATAATGTGGTGAGGGATTTTGTGTGTTCacattaaagaagaaaaaaataataaagaaaaatggatGAAAAGAAGATTTGGAGAAGGAAGTATTTATTACTTGATCCGTGGAAGCAAGATAAGAAtaagaggaagaaggagaagagagagaagaagttgAAGGGTTGGGTTTTGTAATCCAATCTTCCTTTTTCCTATGCTTTTAAGGCACAATTTCTTCTACCTCCtgtcttcttctttcttctcttcctgACTCTTATTATTCCTTTTCTTTACCCTTTACCTTTTGCCCAGAAAGGAAGGGAAGGAAAAAGGAACAactaattgtattattattgtaattatttttataattattattattattatttattattattattattaaattaaaattattattatcgtTGTAATTGCTCATCCATGGATTCCTCTTCTCTCTCCAACGATTCGGTTTCTGGATTCAAAGACAAGGAGTCAATGGTTGACCCCTTTTTAGTCGAGGCTCTCCAGAACCCTCGTCACCGCCTTACCAGTTAGTGTTTTCTTAATTAtcctcctctttctctcttttattaattgtttttttcgAATTTTTGTTTCTGGGGTGGGATTGTTTGTGCTATTCTTGTGTTTCCGCGTCGTGGGTATGCTTCAAAATTGTTGCTTTAGCTCGATTTCTCGTTGACCcctttgtcttttattttttttgaattttttcgtTTATGGGTTTTGCGTGTAGGTTTTTTTATGCGAATCTTTGtgctttttgatatttttagatGTGTTTAGGTTAATTGAAGTCAGATCCGGGATGGCTGTGGTTATTTCCTGCTTAATTGTGATAATTTGAGATTCAGGTAGCTCTTTGGTAATAATTAAGTAATAGGTTGGTCATTTGGGGGCTTTATTGAAAATTACGTTCTCGTTGAAAATGATGTGATCGTAGGCCGTGTAGGCATGTATGTTTCTGccgaataaaattttaatttggaaTGAAATAGGGAAGCAGCTTAATTTCCAGAGTTCATAGATTGTATTGTTCTGTAGCATTTTTATGCGTTTAGTTCTTACTCTTTAGATGGAGTTGTGCTATTGCTTGCTTTGATCAAAATTTCATCTGTCACAAGTTTAAAGTAGTTTTCTAGCTAATGGATGACTTATTCTTTGATGATTATTTTCTGCCTGTGATTTCCCGTTGCCAATGTTGATTCTGATCACATTTTCCGATTTTTTCTTGGTCGTTGTTAAActtgatatttttcttattattttgtaCTTTGTTTTTGTCCTTAGTTTTGCGGATGGAGCTGGACATTCAGAGGTTTATGAATAATGCTGACCAACAGCATTTTGAGTTTCCACATTTCCCTTCTTCCTATCTCAGATTGGCTGCACATCGTGTTGCTCAACACTACAGCATGCAAACAATGGTTCAAGATATTGGCTTAGATGGTCAGGGAAGTAAAATTCTCGTGAGAAAGTTACCAGAGAGCAAGTATCCCATGGTTAAGTTATCTGAAATACCTGCAAAGCAATTGGAAAATGATAAATCTGAGCAGAAAAAATTTGTTATTAGACCTAGGCCTAATAAAAACCGTTTGAATGATGCTAATGGAGTTGGGATGAAAGGAAATCCTGTAAGAAGTGTGGAAGAGAGGAAGGAAGAATATGACAGAGCACGAGCACGTATCTTTAGTGGCTCTAGAATCCCTGACTCTGGTGATATCTCATCCATGGTTCCAATGGATGGGAGGAATTCTTCTACTAGCAAGGATGAGAGTGAAACTAGCAAGAACCCCGTTGCTGCTGATTCAGAAAGATGTATCAGTGTCAGGGATATTTGTGCGAATCGAGTTGCCATATTCAGGGATAGGGAAAAGGACCGTAGTGATCCAGATTATGACCGTAGTTATGGAAGGTGAGTCATATCACTGTACCCTGTTAACTAATTGAGAGCTTTCCAGCAATTCAATGCTATAGTTGCAGAAGCatgataatatatttgaaaacaaaagatTAAAAGTTGTCTCTTTGTGAGAGAGACATAGAGTGGGGGAGGGGTCAAGAGTAAAAACTGAATAATGGCATTTTTTGTTATTTGGCTGGCACCTTTGATGGATTTAAGAATTTATATAACTTGTGATCGTTTTGTTTCTTCAGTTTTTTTTGGTTATTTGTACTGATTTAATTTTTAGTGTACATTTATCAGACTGAATTAAGTTATCGGTGCAGGTATGCCAGGAGTATTCCAACCTCTGCTGTTAACTTGGTGCCATTTAACTTGCTAAAAGTTCAACCTTCATTTGCTCAATATGACGCTACATTTAATCATTTGGGTCAGATGTCACAAACTCAGGCCACACATGGCTATGCTCCTTCCACCCCCATAATGAATCCTTTTGGCACCACAGGATTAAATCAGACACCTACGGACGGTGCTTACATACAGTGGCCTAGTGCTGCTATGATGTATGCACATTCATATGACCAATTTAGACATGCTGTTTTCCAGGTAACTAACATTTAATTTACTTACTTTATTATGTTGGAGATCTCACACGACTAAAAATAAAACGGGTTTATAATATACAAGTGAGTACAAACCTTACTTTTATAATGTCGAGTTAAGTCGAAAGTCCATTACTTAACATAAGCAGAACAAGTGTTTTCTGCATTTGctttaaaaattacaaagacATGTTAGCAATTAGtgtaataatttgattaattaatgaTGTAGACATTAGTTAATGCTCTCAACTCCTTAAAATGGGTTTTAGAAATGACTGCTTTTGTGTTGAagtttatatagtttttattctTGTAAGATAATGCTATAGATTTGGATTGTTAGAccatttttattctcaaataaGGACTAAATTTGTGGGGAGCTAGATGTCTATAACCATACCCATTTTAAGTGCTGTTGATTTTCCTGATATGTGATAATTATGCTTTGTTTGAGTTCTACTTTCTGACAAggacaaaataattattttttttcctgtaTTTCACTATATCTGCTATTACTTGTCATTTTATGCATCTCATCTCATACTTTTTACTGTTTTTGCAGGCTCCATTTGGTCAACAGCCTTTGAGCTTTGACTATTCGCAGAACTATTAGGTGACTATTGAATTTGGATGAAAAAGTTATGTTAGCCTTTTAGAATTTCATGTTAGGTTCATTTGTCAGTGCTGTCATAGACCCTTGTTGTAGTATTATGTCTTCTGTTTCAGTTTTGATGGTTATAGTAAATCGTTGGGTACTTCTCATGTGACAGTTTATAAAAATAGTGAATTGTAGTGCGTTACTGGATTTACAGTTATATCATAAGGTCTCTGTGCTGCTTTTTATACTAACTTTGTCTAATTTGGGGGTTACACAGAGAGGTACTTGTTTCATTGGAATGTTTTAagatttgagaaaattaattttgatccGTTGAATGTTATTGGGATCagtatttaaattaatcttgttcataaattttaaattaaaacgtGTTATGGAAAGAGAAATTGATTACGAAGGTTTGACAAATGGACACTTTCAGCAAATACTTTTCAATCAGCTGGAAAATTTTCTACTacctttttttcatatttttttcgtggctctttttatttgattattttttttccgaaggttttttgaattattgtttcttttaattaatgtaatgcctgttttaatttttctaaaactgAGTctcaattgataaaaataaattaagattgcAAAAAAGACAATTCAAAgaaatatactaaaaattaatgtttttcttattaaattttaggagtaaaaagaaaagacagGTTTGTTTGTGCTGTTTCCCACCCAATAAGGATAAGGACACCAGTTGGATGGTGGACATTGAAAACCCAAATTGGaagattagtttattttaaatacacaaCTGAACATTCTAGATCTAagttattcatttttttataagatcCAATCCAactcaattatttaatttagttttttttttttaaaaattaataactgtAAAAGGTTGATGTATGAAGAGATATTTTTTTTCAGAGTTGAATgcatgaatatttttaatatataaattataattagtatgcgtgataaataaatgtatatactacttttgttttaaatgtgatataatattttttttttcacaacagGTGTACCTTTTTGCAAAGGAAACATGTTTAAGGTTAATCCTTAAATGTGAACACATAAATTTGAACCTTTTACATAAGgttatttttaatcattaatagttttaaaaggttaaaattcaatttagagATGTAAGCAATGAATCATTAAGAAAAccaagtatataaaaaaagtaaaagaaaattgtttgaCTAATTATAGAAAAAGAATGGGAAAATTTCAATACAAGAACTAAAAAAActgagaattaaaaaaaaaatcaaatgagaAAATATGAATAGGAGAGAAAAATTTGTAGCACCCcacttgaattatatttaagatTACTGTAAGGTTGAATCATACTATAAAACTCATATTCACagtggattttttttaatttattcaaaagttGTGTTACAATGAAGATTCTTTTTGTAGAAAGGAAAACATCCCAAATCTAAATAAAGAGATTCTTTTTATACCTTCATTCATTGCATCACAAACTCTTCTTTTGTTTCCCCTTAAGATGTTAATTGATAGAAATAGTTTACataaaaatcaataacaaatgtcaaaatctatatttttctcatttaaattatttgtagttccataaaaaaaatgtatgtctTATATAATATAgatctactttttttttcaagtatttCATATTGTCTATTAATTATGTCATTATCTATTAATTATGCTAACTATTTATCATTAGTGTGATTTTATTGTTATGAAATGGAAAgaatagtaaattatattataattgattataaaatttatcaatcttAACATATTCGTATTTTCGTATTTTGAATTActaagtatttaaattatttttcaaataacgAAACATGGTCTAATATTAAGACTATCTATGAAGTCATATTCAGcagaattttcattttcaattttacgtTTAGTAAATGTAATATtgaaatttcaatataaaaatgaaaaatcacgTGTGACGAAGTATaatctaaaatttcaaaaactgaattgatttatttatataaatattctaaattctctaaatgttatttttttatccaaGCTCTAGATTCTATACCAAAATCCAACGAATAAAGgtgatgaaattgatttcaattatttatataaaatggtCAAAGTTTTATTCCCCAACAATGAAATTAATCTTGCCACCTTTCATATATAAATCATAGACGTCATTTCTTCACCAATAAGGTTTTTCTGAACCAACAAGAAATTGAATAAGATCAAC
This sequence is a window from Vigna angularis cultivar LongXiaoDou No.4 chromosome 2, ASM1680809v1, whole genome shotgun sequence. Protein-coding genes within it:
- the LOC108343670 gene encoding uncharacterized protein LOC108343670 isoform X1; its protein translation is MDSSSLSNDSVSGFKDKESMVDPFLVEALQNPRHRLTILRMELDIQRFMNNADQQHFEFPHFPSSYLRLAAHRVAQHYSMQTMVQDIGLDGQGSKILVRKLPESKYPMVKLSEIPAKQLENDKSEQKKFVIRPRPNKNRLNDANGVGMKGNPVRSVEERKEEYDRARARIFSGSRIPDSGDISSMVPMDGRNSSTSKDESETSKNPVAADSERCISVRDICANRVAIFRDREKDRSDPDYDRSYGRYARSIPTSAVNLVPFNLLKVQPSFAQYDATFNHLGQMSQTQATHGYAPSTPIMNPFGTTGLNQTPTDGAYIQWPSAAMMYAHSYDQFRHAVFQAPFGQQPLSFDYSQNY
- the LOC108343670 gene encoding uncharacterized protein LOC108343670 isoform X2: MELDIQRFMNNADQQHFEFPHFPSSYLRLAAHRVAQHYSMQTMVQDIGLDGQGSKILVRKLPESKYPMVKLSEIPAKQLENDKSEQKKFVIRPRPNKNRLNDANGVGMKGNPVRSVEERKEEYDRARARIFSGSRIPDSGDISSMVPMDGRNSSTSKDESETSKNPVAADSERCISVRDICANRVAIFRDREKDRSDPDYDRSYGRYARSIPTSAVNLVPFNLLKVQPSFAQYDATFNHLGQMSQTQATHGYAPSTPIMNPFGTTGLNQTPTDGAYIQWPSAAMMYAHSYDQFRHAVFQAPFGQQPLSFDYSQNY